A window of Streptomyces sp. SAI-127 contains these coding sequences:
- a CDS encoding AMP-binding protein produces MNFASLPDRRAELDPHGAAVSDGHHALTNTQLLNRVRMAARQLQDLGIGPGDVVALQLTNRVEFVVLLFAAWRLGATVTPVNPSMTDVEVVRQLQDSGARLLVVEDGTAVMAHEVAVLPVGELYEGRTEPDQAPLLDPATLALLIYTSGTTGVPKGVMLDHANIDAMVEMGRLALEVGPADRCLLILPLFHVNGIVVSVLLPLLVGASVVIAGRFDPHTFFDLVETERPTFFSAVPTIYGMLAALPDDVRPDTSSLRFGVCGAAPASAELLTRFEARYGFPLVEGYGLSEGTCGSTINPVAGPRRAGTVGLPFPGQEIRIIDADGSEAAPGTDGEVVVRGPNVMRGYLGRPDETARVIVDGWLHTGDVGHLDADGYLTLVGRSKDMIIRGGENIYPKEIEDVLAGDPAVLEAAVIGVPDEKWGEVVVAYLQPRPGAIVDPSALKALCARSLTGYKRPTAFFVVEAIAKNAVGKIDKASLRAGHAALSARL; encoded by the coding sequence ATGAATTTCGCTTCTCTGCCCGACCGTCGCGCCGAGCTCGACCCCCATGGAGCCGCGGTCTCCGACGGGCACCACGCCCTCACCAACACGCAACTGCTGAACCGGGTCCGCATGGCGGCCCGTCAGCTCCAGGACCTCGGAATCGGTCCCGGTGACGTCGTCGCCCTCCAGCTGACGAACCGCGTCGAGTTCGTCGTGCTGCTGTTCGCCGCCTGGCGGCTCGGCGCCACCGTCACACCGGTCAACCCGAGCATGACCGACGTCGAGGTCGTGCGGCAGCTCCAGGACTCCGGTGCGCGCCTGCTGGTGGTCGAGGACGGTACGGCCGTCATGGCGCACGAGGTCGCCGTACTACCGGTCGGCGAACTGTACGAAGGAAGAACAGAGCCGGATCAAGCACCTCTTCTGGACCCGGCCACGCTGGCCCTGCTCATCTACACCAGTGGCACGACCGGGGTGCCCAAGGGCGTGATGCTCGACCACGCCAACATCGACGCCATGGTGGAGATGGGACGCCTTGCACTGGAGGTCGGGCCGGCCGACCGGTGCCTGCTGATCCTGCCGCTCTTCCATGTCAACGGCATCGTGGTCAGCGTCCTTCTGCCGCTGCTCGTGGGCGCGAGCGTCGTCATCGCGGGCCGCTTCGACCCCCACACCTTCTTCGACCTCGTCGAGACGGAACGCCCCACCTTCTTCAGCGCGGTGCCGACGATCTACGGCATGCTCGCGGCACTCCCGGACGACGTCCGGCCCGACACCTCGTCGCTGCGGTTCGGAGTCTGCGGCGCCGCACCCGCCTCCGCCGAGCTGCTGACCCGGTTCGAGGCCCGGTACGGGTTCCCGCTCGTGGAGGGCTACGGCCTGTCCGAAGGGACCTGCGGCTCCACCATCAACCCCGTCGCCGGCCCTCGACGCGCCGGGACCGTGGGGCTTCCCTTCCCCGGCCAGGAGATCCGGATCATCGACGCCGATGGCAGCGAGGCCGCGCCGGGCACGGACGGTGAAGTCGTCGTGAGAGGCCCCAACGTCATGCGTGGGTATCTCGGCCGGCCGGACGAAACGGCCCGCGTGATCGTCGACGGCTGGCTGCACACGGGGGACGTGGGCCATCTGGACGCCGACGGCTATCTGACTCTGGTCGGGCGCTCGAAGGACATGATCATCCGGGGCGGGGAGAACATCTACCCCAAGGAGATCGAGGACGTGCTCGCAGGCGACCCGGCCGTGCTCGAGGCCGCCGTGATCGGCGTGCCCGACGAGAAGTGGGGCGAGGTGGTTGTCGCCTACCTCCAGCCGCGACCGGGGGCGATCGTCGATCCGTCGGCCCTGAAAGCCCTCTGTGCGCGCAGCCTTACCGGCTACAAGCGCCCGACCGCGTTCTTCGTGGTGGAAGCCATCGCGAAAAACGCGGTCGGCAAGATCGACAAGGCCTCGTTGCGTGCCGGTCACGCCGCGCTCTCTGCTCGGCTCTGA
- a CDS encoding alpha/beta fold hydrolase, with product MTTAHSFTRHDITFPSGDSICAGWLYLPTGVTSPPVVVLGHGLGATREMRLDAFAERFAQAGIAAVAFTYRHFGDSGGHPRQLLSIKRQLADWDAALAHVKTRPDVDRSRVAVWGSSFGGGHAITVASRHPELRAAVAQCPFTDGLASALALGPLASLRMAPVLVRDLAARVRGKAPAMVPIAAAPGSPALMNAPDALPGYQALQPPGTTFHNEVAARVIPTIAAYRPGRAAKKVTIPILFCVSNTDSVTPPAQTLRYAGTAPRGEIKRYDAGHFDFYTGETFEQLVRDQAEFLVRRLHPAPAVQTP from the coding sequence ATGACCACCGCGCACTCCTTCACCCGTCACGACATCACGTTCCCCTCCGGCGACAGCATCTGTGCCGGATGGCTCTACCTCCCGACGGGCGTCACCTCCCCGCCCGTCGTCGTCCTCGGCCACGGCCTGGGCGCGACCCGCGAGATGCGCCTGGACGCCTTCGCCGAGCGTTTCGCACAGGCCGGCATCGCCGCCGTGGCCTTCACCTACCGGCACTTCGGCGACAGCGGCGGCCACCCGCGCCAGCTCCTGTCGATCAAGCGTCAGCTCGCCGACTGGGATGCCGCCCTCGCCCACGTCAAGACCCGCCCCGACGTCGACCGCTCCCGTGTCGCGGTCTGGGGCAGCTCCTTCGGCGGCGGCCACGCCATCACCGTCGCCTCTCGCCATCCCGAACTGCGTGCGGCCGTGGCCCAGTGCCCGTTCACCGACGGGCTCGCCTCCGCGCTCGCGCTCGGCCCGCTCGCCTCGCTCAGGATGGCCCCCGTGCTCGTCCGGGATCTGGCTGCCAGGGTCCGCGGCAAGGCGCCCGCGATGGTTCCCATCGCCGCCGCCCCCGGTTCGCCGGCCCTCATGAACGCCCCGGACGCCCTGCCCGGATACCAGGCGCTGCAGCCGCCCGGGACGACGTTCCACAACGAGGTGGCGGCACGGGTGATCCCGACCATCGCCGCCTACCGGCCCGGACGCGCGGCGAAGAAGGTCACCATCCCGATCCTCTTCTGCGTCAGCAACACCGACTCGGTCACGCCTCCCGCCCAGACCCTCCGGTACGCGGGTACCGCGCCCCGGGGAGAGATCAAGAGGTACGACGCCGGCCACTTCGACTTCTACACCGGCGAGACCTTCGAGCAACTGGTCCGCGACCAGGCCGAGTTCCTCGTCCGCCGGCTGCACCCGGCGCCCGCCGTGCAGACTCCCTGA
- a CDS encoding enoyl-CoA hydratase/isomerase family protein: protein MPYKDKGHLEIEDRGAVLVVRVDGGRHQEFGLDIAKQLDKLVARADRDPGIRAVVFTGAHPERFVSHAAVRWLQEEGAASPTVGRRGAAAVVRAAKHVDRSRLLGPVMHRTPMRGALQLERLHRTFLRMNASGVLFVAALNGSALGLGAEFAWACDLRVMADGDHFIGQPEILLGIIPGGGGTQRLTRLIGTHRSLAAILEGKPFTPAEALANGAVDQVVAQHKVLAQAVELAERLGKRPKGSVAAAKRSVYFGGSMPLEAGLHVERAEFFTRVMSKEGQELMLDYMETTDATGELPLYRPDTYAQALASGSVPGRRSAKTTRR, encoded by the coding sequence ATGCCGTACAAAGACAAGGGCCATCTGGAGATCGAAGATCGCGGGGCCGTCCTGGTCGTCCGGGTCGACGGCGGCCGGCACCAGGAGTTCGGCCTCGACATCGCCAAGCAGCTGGACAAGCTGGTAGCCCGGGCCGACCGCGATCCGGGCATCCGGGCCGTCGTCTTCACCGGGGCGCACCCCGAGCGGTTCGTCAGCCACGCCGCGGTTCGGTGGCTGCAGGAGGAGGGCGCCGCGAGCCCCACGGTCGGCCGACGTGGTGCCGCCGCCGTCGTACGCGCGGCGAAGCACGTGGACCGGTCCCGTCTCCTCGGGCCCGTGATGCACAGGACGCCGATGCGCGGAGCACTCCAACTGGAGCGTCTGCACAGGACCTTCCTGCGGATGAACGCCAGCGGTGTCCTCTTCGTCGCCGCCCTCAACGGTTCGGCTCTCGGGCTGGGCGCCGAGTTCGCCTGGGCGTGCGATCTGCGGGTCATGGCCGACGGGGACCACTTCATCGGCCAGCCTGAGATCCTCCTCGGCATCATCCCGGGCGGTGGCGGCACCCAGCGGCTGACCCGTCTGATCGGCACCCACCGGTCCTTGGCCGCGATCCTCGAAGGCAAGCCGTTCACGCCCGCGGAGGCTCTCGCCAACGGGGCGGTCGACCAGGTCGTCGCGCAGCACAAGGTGCTCGCGCAGGCGGTCGAACTCGCGGAACGCCTCGGCAAGCGGCCGAAGGGGTCGGTGGCGGCCGCCAAGAGGTCGGTGTACTTCGGCGGCTCGATGCCGCTGGAGGCCGGCCTGCACGTCGAACGCGCCGAGTTCTTCACCAGAGTCATGTCGAAGGAGGGGCAGGAACTGATGCTCGACTACATGGAGACGACGGACGCCACCGGCGAGCTCCCCCTCTACCGGCCGGACACCTACGCGCAGGCGCTCGCCTCGGGCAGTGTGCCCGGGCGCCGCTCGGCGAAGACGACGCGGCGGTGA
- a CDS encoding TetR/AcrR family transcriptional regulator, whose product MRVNGGGVRDMAGRARLDDAPERLVRAAIGLLAEQGPSAVKARTVASASGLSTMVVYSHFGGIPELMSAVADHGFRELGRAFAQVPVTEDPIADLFAMALTCRRLARENPHLYDLMFGLSTRATYRPLSDADLRLSGRSQAFREAHAHVIAACERLVHSGRVERQEPEAVAAQLWSFVHGYITLELAEHFVEFDDAVAQVLLPMGVNFSVGLGDERERAEASHEAGARLYDSIVQGR is encoded by the coding sequence ATGCGTGTCAACGGTGGAGGCGTGCGGGACATGGCAGGGCGGGCGAGGCTTGACGACGCACCGGAGCGGCTCGTGCGGGCGGCCATCGGCCTGCTGGCCGAGCAGGGGCCATCGGCTGTGAAGGCGCGCACGGTGGCTTCCGCGAGCGGACTGTCGACGATGGTGGTCTACAGCCACTTCGGTGGCATCCCGGAGCTGATGAGCGCTGTTGCCGACCATGGGTTCAGGGAACTCGGCAGAGCGTTCGCCCAAGTACCGGTGACGGAGGACCCGATCGCGGATCTCTTCGCCATGGCCTTGACCTGCCGCCGGCTGGCCCGCGAGAACCCTCACCTCTACGACCTGATGTTCGGGCTGTCGACTCGGGCGACGTACCGGCCCCTGTCGGATGCGGACCTTCGCCTGAGCGGGCGTTCCCAGGCCTTTCGGGAAGCCCACGCTCATGTGATCGCGGCGTGCGAACGGCTGGTGCACTCCGGCAGGGTCGAGCGGCAGGAACCCGAAGCCGTCGCCGCCCAGTTGTGGAGTTTCGTGCACGGTTACATCACCCTTGAACTGGCTGAGCACTTCGTCGAGTTCGACGACGCCGTGGCGCAGGTGCTCCTGCCCATGGGCGTGAACTTCTCGGTCGGGCTGGGTGACGAGCGGGAACGTGCCGAGGCCTCGCACGAGGCCGGCGCGCGCCTGTACGACTCGATCGTCCAAGGCCGCTGA
- a CDS encoding short-chain dehydrogenase/reductase, translated as MKRDLLGRRLVVTGAARGIGEKVARLAAARGARVTVIGLEPDRLRDLAGDLGPAASWREADVRDGAALRSAIDEAAEVMGGIDLVVANAGVVAYGTVRQTDEASFERVMDINLNGAFRTLKYATPHLERSRGHVLVVASALSFMPLAAMASYGASKAAAELLALTYRQEVAHLGVTVGLVHPSWIDTDLVRGAEADLPSFQGLRNRLPYPGSVTTSADRAAAAIVDGLVRRRSRVYVPRAVLVANWAKGALNSPLAWPWARRFAARAVPSLEREVAALGRHDQVTPGTDAPAA; from the coding sequence ATGAAACGTGACTTGCTGGGCAGAAGGCTGGTTGTCACCGGAGCGGCACGCGGCATCGGCGAGAAGGTGGCACGCCTCGCCGCCGCCCGAGGTGCTCGTGTGACCGTGATCGGGCTGGAGCCCGATCGCTTGCGCGACCTCGCCGGCGACCTGGGCCCCGCCGCTTCGTGGCGTGAGGCCGATGTGCGCGACGGCGCCGCTCTACGGTCGGCGATCGACGAGGCCGCCGAGGTCATGGGCGGCATCGATCTCGTCGTCGCCAATGCCGGCGTGGTGGCGTACGGGACGGTGCGGCAGACGGACGAGGCGTCGTTCGAGCGGGTGATGGACATCAACCTGAACGGCGCGTTCCGCACCCTCAAGTACGCGACGCCCCATCTGGAGCGCAGCCGCGGGCACGTGCTGGTCGTGGCGTCCGCGCTGTCGTTCATGCCGCTGGCCGCGATGGCATCGTACGGCGCGAGCAAGGCGGCGGCCGAGCTGCTCGCCCTGACCTACCGCCAGGAGGTGGCCCACCTCGGGGTCACGGTCGGCCTGGTACACCCCTCCTGGATCGACACGGACCTCGTCCGGGGCGCCGAAGCGGATCTCCCGTCCTTCCAGGGACTGCGCAACAGGCTGCCCTATCCGGGCAGCGTCACCACGAGCGCCGACCGGGCGGCCGCCGCGATCGTCGACGGGCTCGTGCGCCGACGCAGCCGCGTGTATGTGCCTCGCGCGGTCCTGGTGGCCAACTGGGCGAAGGGAGCGCTGAATTCGCCGCTGGCCTGGCCCTGGGCCAGGCGCTTCGCGGCCCGGGCGGTGCCTTCCCTCGAACGGGAGGTCGCGGCCTTGGGAAGGCATGACCAAGTCACGCCGGGCACCGATGCCCCCGCCGCGTAG
- a CDS encoding helix-turn-helix domain-containing protein, with amino-acid sequence MRRTSFAQWPCSIARTMDLLGDWWTPLVLREAFYGIRRFDAFQESLGIARNTLTDRLRRLVEEGLLEKRPYQTEPVRYDYVLTEKGRDFYGVLLVMNRWGDRWLAGEAGPPVTMLHDVCGRETHAEVVCAACGEPMTADDTRARMGPGYPPHLAERPDVRERFAG; translated from the coding sequence ATGAGACGGACATCCTTTGCGCAGTGGCCCTGTTCGATCGCGCGGACCATGGACCTGCTCGGCGACTGGTGGACGCCGTTGGTGCTGCGTGAGGCGTTCTACGGGATCCGGCGGTTCGACGCGTTCCAGGAGTCGCTCGGGATCGCCCGCAACACGCTGACGGACCGGCTGCGCCGGTTGGTGGAGGAGGGGCTGCTGGAGAAGCGGCCGTACCAGACGGAGCCGGTTCGGTACGACTACGTGCTCACCGAGAAGGGGCGCGACTTCTACGGCGTGCTGCTGGTGATGAACCGGTGGGGAGACCGCTGGCTGGCCGGGGAGGCGGGCCCGCCGGTGACGATGCTGCACGATGTGTGCGGGCGGGAAACCCATGCCGAGGTGGTGTGCGCCGCCTGCGGCGAGCCCATGACCGCGGACGACACCCGCGCGCGCATGGGCCCCGGCTATCCGCCGCATTTGGCCGAACGGCCCGACGTGCGGGAGCGGTTCGCGGGCTGA
- a CDS encoding SRPBCC family protein, with amino-acid sequence MEWTGARYADKPTVEVHTWIAAPSARVWALVADIELMPRLSSELQSVEWLDGRSGPAPGARFIGRSKHEAFGEWATTSHIVEYEPSTTLAWAVEDPQHPSAVWRFTLTPQDGGTLLTEWMQMGPGRSGLSFAIDRMPEKEQKIVFVRMREFEANMAVTLEKIKKLAESSGGTEGTGTSGEAGL; translated from the coding sequence ATGGAGTGGACAGGCGCGCGCTACGCGGACAAGCCGACGGTTGAGGTCCACACCTGGATCGCCGCCCCGTCTGCGCGGGTGTGGGCGCTGGTCGCCGACATCGAGCTCATGCCGCGCCTGAGCTCCGAGCTCCAGTCGGTCGAGTGGCTGGACGGCCGGAGCGGCCCTGCGCCGGGAGCCCGGTTCATCGGCCGGAGCAAGCATGAGGCGTTCGGGGAATGGGCCACCACGTCCCACATCGTCGAGTACGAGCCGTCGACGACGCTCGCCTGGGCGGTCGAGGATCCGCAGCATCCCTCGGCGGTCTGGCGGTTCACGTTGACGCCGCAGGACGGCGGCACTCTCCTCACGGAGTGGATGCAGATGGGGCCGGGCCGCTCGGGCCTCTCCTTCGCCATTGATCGGATGCCGGAGAAGGAGCAGAAGATCGTCTTCGTACGGATGCGGGAGTTCGAGGCCAACATGGCCGTCACCCTCGAAAAGATCAAGAAGCTGGCCGAGAGCAGCGGGGGCACCGAGGGAACCGGGACCTCGGGCGAGGCGGGTCTCTGA
- a CDS encoding LLM class flavin-dependent oxidoreductase, which translates to MRTSTTIEASGGDWREIVDYVTEAEKLGLDICWVAEAWGSEAPSPLGYLAAKTERMLLGSGIIQLGTRTPMAIARAAITLSQLSQGRFLLGLGPSGPQVIEGLHGVPFARPLSRMRETVEIVRQAAAGEKVSYEGREFQIPLPGGDGKPMRLSMRAEYDIPVYLATLSPKMLHLTGEIADGWLGTSFVPEGAKEAYFDHLDQGLAAAGRTRSDLDICQGAEVAFADDEDMLRAMVAGRKKELAFSLGGMGSATTNFYNNAYSRQGWAEVAAEVRTRWQAGDRDGAVGLVTDEMVLATTLIGTEDMVRERLRVWREAGVDTVRFYPAGETLDARLVTLGRAIDLVRDIEDEAGR; encoded by the coding sequence ATGCGTACCTCCACCACGATCGAGGCCTCCGGCGGCGACTGGCGGGAGATCGTCGACTACGTCACCGAGGCGGAGAAACTCGGTCTGGACATCTGCTGGGTCGCGGAGGCATGGGGTTCTGAGGCGCCCTCGCCGTTGGGTTACCTCGCAGCGAAGACCGAGCGCATGCTTCTCGGATCGGGGATCATCCAGCTCGGTACCCGCACTCCGATGGCCATCGCGCGCGCCGCGATCACGTTGTCGCAGCTTTCCCAGGGACGTTTCCTCCTCGGGCTCGGCCCCTCCGGACCGCAGGTGATCGAGGGGCTGCACGGCGTGCCCTTCGCCCGGCCCCTGTCGCGCATGCGGGAGACCGTCGAGATCGTCCGACAGGCCGCCGCCGGAGAAAAAGTCTCGTACGAGGGGCGGGAGTTCCAGATCCCGCTGCCGGGCGGGGACGGCAAGCCCATGCGCCTGTCCATGCGCGCCGAGTACGACATACCCGTCTACCTGGCCACCCTCTCGCCGAAGATGCTGCACCTCACCGGCGAGATCGCCGACGGCTGGCTGGGCACCAGTTTCGTGCCCGAAGGCGCCAAGGAGGCGTACTTCGACCACCTGGACCAGGGCTTGGCCGCCGCCGGCCGCACCCGCTCCGACCTCGACATCTGCCAGGGTGCCGAGGTCGCCTTCGCGGACGACGAGGACATGCTGCGCGCGATGGTGGCCGGGCGCAAGAAGGAGCTGGCCTTCAGCCTCGGCGGCATGGGCTCCGCGACCACGAACTTCTACAACAACGCCTACAGCCGCCAGGGATGGGCCGAGGTGGCGGCCGAGGTCCGGACCCGCTGGCAGGCCGGAGACCGGGACGGCGCGGTGGGCCTGGTCACCGACGAGATGGTGCTGGCGACCACGCTGATCGGAACCGAGGACATGGTGCGCGAGCGGCTGCGCGTGTGGCGCGAGGCCGGTGTCGACACGGTTCGTTTCTATCCCGCCGGCGAGACCCTTGACGCCCGCCTCGTCACCCTGGGCCGGGCCATCGACCTGGTCCGGGACATCGAGGACGAGGCGGGTCGGTAG
- the lpdA gene encoding dihydrolipoyl dehydrogenase, translating into MDEQGERFDVVVLGAGPGGYVAAIRAAQLGKSVAVVEEKYWGGVCLNVGCIPTKALLRNAELAHLFTREAKTFGIKVDGEVSFDYGEAFRRSRKVADGRVKGVHYLMKKNKITEISGRGTFTDPHTLQVADYDGNTRTIGFDHCIIAAGASPKLLPGTRRTSRVVTFEEQILAEDLPQSIVIAGAGAIGVEFAYVLHNYGVKVTIVEFLDRVAPLEDAEVSAELAKQYRKLGIDVLTSTRVESIDESGPQVRVTVTGKDGAQTVLEADKVLQAIGFAPNVTGYGLENTGVRVTERGAIDVDGRCRTSVPHIYAIGDVTAKLMLAHAAEAMGVVAAETIADAETMELDYVMIPRSTFCQPQIASFGYTEAQAREKGFDVQVAKFPFTANAKAHGLGDATGFVKLISDAKYGELLGGHLIGPDVTELLPELTLAQQWDLTVHEVARNVHAHPTLGEAVKEAVHGLAGHMINM; encoded by the coding sequence ATGGACGAGCAAGGTGAGCGCTTCGACGTCGTCGTACTCGGCGCGGGCCCCGGCGGATACGTAGCCGCCATCCGGGCCGCCCAACTGGGCAAGAGCGTCGCGGTCGTCGAGGAGAAGTACTGGGGCGGCGTCTGTCTGAACGTGGGCTGTATCCCCACCAAGGCCCTGCTGCGCAACGCCGAGCTCGCGCACCTCTTCACGCGCGAGGCGAAGACCTTCGGCATCAAGGTGGACGGTGAGGTCTCCTTCGACTACGGGGAGGCCTTCCGCCGCAGCCGGAAGGTCGCGGACGGCCGGGTCAAGGGCGTCCACTACCTGATGAAGAAGAACAAGATCACGGAGATCAGCGGTCGCGGTACGTTCACCGACCCGCACACGCTCCAGGTGGCCGACTACGACGGCAACACCCGGACCATCGGCTTCGATCACTGCATCATCGCCGCCGGGGCGAGCCCCAAGCTGCTGCCCGGCACGCGCCGTACGTCGCGCGTGGTGACGTTCGAGGAGCAGATCCTGGCCGAGGACCTGCCGCAGTCCATCGTGATCGCGGGCGCCGGCGCGATCGGTGTCGAGTTCGCGTACGTGCTGCACAACTACGGCGTGAAGGTGACGATCGTCGAGTTCCTGGACCGGGTCGCACCGCTGGAGGACGCCGAGGTCTCCGCCGAACTGGCCAAGCAGTACCGGAAGTTGGGCATCGACGTCCTCACCTCGACCCGCGTCGAGTCGATCGACGAGTCCGGCCCGCAGGTCCGTGTCACGGTCACCGGCAAGGACGGCGCTCAGACGGTACTGGAAGCCGACAAGGTCCTGCAGGCGATCGGCTTCGCCCCGAACGTCACCGGCTACGGGCTGGAGAACACGGGCGTGCGCGTCACCGAGCGCGGCGCGATCGACGTCGACGGCCGTTGCCGCACCTCCGTGCCGCACATCTACGCCATCGGCGACGTCACCGCGAAGCTGATGCTCGCGCACGCCGCCGAGGCGATGGGTGTGGTCGCCGCCGAGACGATCGCGGACGCGGAGACCATGGAGCTGGACTACGTGATGATCCCGCGGTCCACGTTCTGCCAGCCGCAGATCGCCAGCTTCGGCTACACCGAGGCGCAGGCGAGGGAGAAGGGGTTCGACGTCCAGGTGGCGAAGTTCCCGTTCACCGCGAACGCCAAGGCCCACGGTCTGGGCGACGCGACCGGCTTCGTGAAGCTGATCAGCGACGCCAAGTACGGTGAGCTCCTCGGCGGTCACCTGATCGGCCCGGACGTCACCGAACTTCTCCCCGAGCTGACCCTGGCCCAGCAGTGGGACCTCACCGTCCACGAGGTCGCCCGCAACGTCCACGCCCACCCGACGCTGGGCGAGGCGGTCAAGGAAGCCGTCCACGGCCTCGCCGGCCACATGATCAACATGTAG
- a CDS encoding oxygenase MpaB family protein, translated as MHGDPMMWVAGIRALYLQALHPRALRGVTQNSDFRREAWGRLMRTANFVGTTTYGTTEAAERAGARVRKIHSMLGATDPDTGERYGVDEPGLLLWVHCAEIDSYLQVARRSGFRLTDEQADRYISEHRVSARLVGLDPDAVPASQSEMAAYFEKMLPELAATSEAREVDDFLLRPPTHPLLVPAREVLWRRVAQLAYAALPPYAHELYGRKAPKPTTVTRQLRATGTLLRCVPARLRWQLPPKHILRAMARLGPGSRPAPYKLGR; from the coding sequence ATGCACGGCGACCCGATGATGTGGGTCGCCGGCATCCGCGCGCTCTACCTCCAGGCCCTGCATCCGCGCGCGCTCCGCGGGGTCACGCAGAACTCCGACTTCCGGCGCGAGGCCTGGGGCCGGCTGATGCGCACCGCCAACTTCGTCGGCACGACGACGTACGGCACCACGGAGGCCGCCGAGAGGGCCGGCGCCCGGGTCCGGAAGATCCACAGCATGCTCGGCGCGACCGACCCCGACACCGGTGAACGCTACGGCGTCGACGAACCCGGACTCCTGCTGTGGGTGCACTGCGCCGAGATCGACTCCTACCTCCAGGTCGCCCGCCGCTCCGGCTTCCGCCTCACCGACGAACAGGCGGACCGCTACATATCCGAACACCGGGTCAGCGCCCGCCTGGTGGGCCTGGACCCCGACGCCGTACCGGCGAGCCAGTCGGAGATGGCCGCCTACTTCGAGAAGATGCTCCCCGAACTCGCCGCTACGTCCGAGGCCCGCGAAGTGGACGACTTCCTCCTCCGGCCGCCGACGCACCCCCTCCTCGTCCCGGCGCGTGAGGTGCTGTGGCGGCGCGTGGCGCAGCTCGCGTACGCCGCCCTGCCGCCGTACGCCCACGAGCTGTACGGCAGGAAAGCGCCCAAACCCACCACCGTCACCCGTCAGTTGCGCGCCACCGGCACCCTGCTGCGCTGCGTTCCCGCACGTCTGCGCTGGCAACTCCCGCCCAAACACATCCTCCGCGCCATGGCCCGCCTCGGCCCGGGCTCCCGACCTGCCCCGTACAAACTCGGACGATAG